One Tunturibacter gelidoferens genomic region harbors:
- the tldD gene encoding metalloprotease TldD, giving the protein MTIPAPDHKRYFIEKLGLSERLMERCLGEALSAGGEYADLYFESVTSTSLGIDESLVKSASQGISVGCGIRVVSGERTGYAYTDDLSSERLLRAARTAALIASGPAKELMSGFRQTDTPSLYPVAGATSDAEIAAKLALIQRADKAARAYDSRITQVRAGFNDELRRILVAASDGTFASDTQPLARLNVFVIAKDGVNTARGTSGGGGRVTMDFFEGDKSPEHHAREAARTAILQLSAIEAPAGEMPVVLGPGWPGVLLHEAVGHGLEADFNRKKTSAFAGLIGQQVASPKVTVVDNGLMPGRRGSINMDDEGNPTQETVLIENGILKGFLSDKLNSRLMGMPNTGSGRRESYHHIPMPRMTNTYMLNGEDMPEDIIRSVKRGLYAVNFGGGQVDITNGKFVFSASEAYLIEDGKVTRPVKGATLIGNGPEALKYVSMVGNDLALDEGIGTCGKAGQSVPVGVGMPTVKLDRMTVGGTGQ; this is encoded by the coding sequence TTCAGCCGGTGGCGAGTATGCGGACCTTTACTTTGAGTCGGTTACGTCAACCTCGCTGGGAATCGACGAGTCCCTGGTCAAGTCGGCGAGTCAAGGTATCAGCGTTGGATGCGGCATCCGCGTCGTCTCGGGCGAGCGCACCGGCTACGCCTACACCGACGATCTTTCAAGCGAGCGCCTGCTCCGCGCAGCCCGAACCGCAGCCCTGATCGCCAGCGGCCCGGCCAAGGAGCTGATGAGCGGATTTCGCCAGACCGACACACCCTCCCTCTACCCAGTCGCCGGAGCCACCAGCGACGCCGAGATCGCCGCTAAGCTGGCCCTGATCCAGCGCGCCGACAAAGCCGCCCGAGCCTACGACTCCCGCATCACCCAGGTTCGCGCCGGCTTCAACGACGAACTCCGCCGCATCCTCGTCGCAGCCTCGGACGGCACCTTCGCCTCCGACACTCAACCCCTCGCGCGTCTCAACGTCTTCGTCATCGCCAAAGACGGCGTAAACACCGCACGCGGCACTAGCGGCGGAGGCGGACGCGTCACGATGGATTTTTTCGAAGGCGACAAATCGCCCGAGCATCACGCTCGCGAGGCCGCACGAACCGCAATCCTGCAACTCAGCGCGATCGAAGCACCTGCAGGCGAGATGCCCGTCGTCCTCGGCCCCGGCTGGCCCGGCGTTCTGCTGCATGAAGCCGTAGGCCACGGGCTCGAAGCCGACTTCAACCGCAAGAAGACCTCAGCCTTCGCCGGACTCATTGGCCAGCAGGTTGCAAGCCCCAAGGTCACCGTCGTCGACAACGGCCTGATGCCTGGCCGCCGCGGGTCTATCAATATGGATGATGAGGGAAACCCCACGCAGGAGACCGTTCTCATCGAAAACGGCATCCTCAAAGGCTTCCTCTCCGACAAGCTCAACTCCCGCCTGATGGGCATGCCAAACACCGGCAGCGGACGCCGCGAGAGCTATCACCACATCCCCATGCCGCGCATGACCAACACCTATATGTTGAATGGGGAAGACATGCCCGAGGACATCATCCGGAGCGTCAAGCGCGGCCTCTACGCCGTGAACTTCGGCGGAGGACAGGTCGACATCACCAACGGCAAGTTCGTCTTCTCGGCCAGCGAAGCCTATTTGATCGAAGACGGCAAGGTAACACGCCCCGTGAAGGGTGCAACGCTGATCGGCAACGGCCCTGAAGCATTGAAGTATGTGTCGATGGTCGGCAACGATCTGGCACTCGACGAAGGCATCGGCACCTGCGGCAAGGCGGGGCAAAGTGTGCCGGTCGGCGTAGGCATGCCCACAGTAAAGCTCGACCGCATGACGGTCGGGGGAACGGGACAATAA
- a CDS encoding ester cyclase: protein MSESGSVSGNVAVIARFLEEVINQGRLEQADELVAVDFVELDPLSGQRQGREGLKEVIGMMRTAFPDIHWVADETVASGDKVVTRFTWTGTHRGTFLGVPATGRRVNVKGVVIDRLVGGKMMDSRILMDNLTMMQELGVIPRA, encoded by the coding sequence GTGTCAGAGTCTGGGAGTGTATCTGGGAACGTCGCAGTCATCGCCAGGTTTTTGGAAGAGGTCATCAATCAGGGGCGGTTGGAGCAAGCTGACGAACTTGTCGCGGTCGACTTTGTCGAGCTTGATCCTCTTTCGGGTCAGCGGCAAGGACGAGAGGGTTTGAAAGAGGTCATTGGGATGATGCGCACCGCATTCCCCGATATTCACTGGGTTGCGGACGAGACGGTAGCTAGTGGAGACAAGGTTGTCACTCGCTTCACATGGACCGGTACGCATCGAGGGACGTTTCTCGGTGTTCCCGCTACGGGCAGGAGAGTCAACGTCAAAGGTGTCGTCATCGACCGCCTGGTCGGGGGCAAGATGATGGACAGTCGAATCCTGATGGATAACTTGACGATGATGCAGGAGCTTGGCGTCATACCAAGGGCATAG